A genomic window from Klebsiella quasipneumoniae subsp. quasipneumoniae includes:
- the nikB gene encoding nickel ABC transporter permease subunit NikB translates to MLRYILRRLLLLIPLLLAASAIIFLLLRLGTGDPALNYLRLSNLPPTEEMVASTRELLGLNQPLAMQYLHWLWRALHLDFGLSYATRRPVLDDLLHFLPATLLLTGAALALILVTSLPLGIWAARHRDRLPDFAVRLIAFLGVSMPNFWLAFLLVMLFSVHLQWLPAMGYGDWQHLILPAVSIAFMSLAINARLLRTSMLEVSSQRHVVWARLRGLSARQVERRHILRNATLPVVTAMGMHIGELIGGTMIIENIFAWPGVGRYAVSAIFNRDYPVIQCFTLMMVTVFVLANLAVDVLNAALDPRLRRHEEVSV, encoded by the coding sequence ATGCTACGCTATATTTTACGCCGCCTGCTGCTGCTGATCCCGCTGCTGCTCGCCGCCTCCGCCATCATCTTTCTGCTGCTGCGGCTCGGCACCGGCGACCCGGCGCTGAATTATTTACGCCTGTCGAACCTGCCGCCCACTGAAGAGATGGTCGCCTCGACCCGCGAACTGCTGGGGCTCAACCAGCCGCTGGCGATGCAGTATCTGCACTGGCTGTGGCGGGCGCTGCACCTGGACTTTGGCCTCTCCTATGCCACCCGGCGACCGGTGCTGGATGACCTGCTGCACTTCCTGCCGGCCACCCTGCTGCTCACCGGCGCGGCGCTGGCGCTGATCCTCGTCACCTCGCTGCCGCTGGGGATCTGGGCGGCGCGCCATCGCGATCGCCTGCCTGACTTTGCTGTGCGGCTGATTGCCTTCCTCGGCGTGTCGATGCCGAACTTCTGGCTGGCCTTTCTGCTGGTGATGCTTTTTTCCGTGCATCTGCAGTGGCTTCCGGCGATGGGGTACGGCGACTGGCAGCACCTGATATTGCCCGCCGTCTCCATCGCCTTTATGTCGCTGGCGATCAACGCCCGCCTGCTGCGCACCAGCATGCTGGAGGTCTCCAGCCAGCGTCACGTGGTGTGGGCGCGGCTGCGCGGCTTGAGCGCGCGCCAGGTGGAGCGGCGGCATATCCTGCGCAACGCCACCCTGCCGGTGGTGACCGCCATGGGCATGCACATTGGCGAGTTGATCGGCGGCACCATGATTATTGAAAATATCTTTGCCTGGCCGGGGGTCGGCCGCTACGCGGTTTCCGCGATCTTCAATCGCGATTACCCGGTGATTCAGTGCTTTACGCTGATGATGGTCACGGTGTTCGTGCTGGCTAACCTGGCGGTGGATGTGCTCAACGCGGCGCTCGACCCGCGCCTGCGCCGCCATGAGGAGGTAAGCGTATGA